Below is a window of Dehalococcoidia bacterium DNA.
TCTACTCCATCGAAGGTCAGCCTCCCGCTCCGGACAGGCTGCCGCCCGGGTGCCCCTTCGCCCCGCGCTGTCCCTACGTGATGGACCGCTGCCGCACGGAGTACCCGCCGGAGGTGACGGTGAGCGTGGGCCATACCGCAAGCTGCTGGAGGCGCGCCTGATGGCCGCCGCTGGCGGCGTCCCCCTGCTGGAAGTGCGCGACCTGCGCAAGCACTTCCCCGTGGCGGGCGGTTTCCTGGGGACGCGCACGGTCGCCGCCGTGAAGGCGGTGGACGGCGTCTCGTTCAGCATCCAGCCCGGAGAGACCCTGAGCCTGGTCGGAGAGTCCGGCTGCGGCAAGACCACCACCTCGCGCATGATCCTGCTGCTGGAGCCGCCCACAGCGGGGACCATCCTGTTCGAAGGGCAGGACGTGCTGGGCCTGCGCGGCGAGGGCCTGCGGCGCTATCGCGCGTCCGTGCAGGCGGTCTTCCAGGACCCGTGGAGCTCGCTGAACCCTCGCCAGCGGGTCGGCGGCATCGTCGGCGAGCCGCTGGTCGTGAACGCGCACCTCTCCCACCGGCAATTGTCGGAACGAGTGGCGGAGGTCCTGACTCAGGTGGGCCTGCGCCCCGAACAAGCCAACCTTTTCCCGCACGAGTTCAGCGGCGGACAGAGGCAGCGCATCGCCATTGCGCGGGCGCTAGCGCTGAACCCGCGCCTTATCGTGCTGGACGAGCCGGTGTCCGCCCTAGACGTGTCCATCCGCGCGCAGATCATGAACCTGCTGCGCGACCTGCAACGTCAGTACAACCTCTCGTACCTGATGATCGCCCACCACCTGGCTACCGTCCGCTACATGAGCCACCGCATCGCCGTCATGTACCTGGGCAAGCTGGTGGAGACGGCGGACTCGGAGACGCTGTTCCGCAATCCGCAGCACCCCTACACGAAGGCCCTCATATCCGCGGCGCTGCCGTCGCACCCCGACCTCCAGAGGGAGGAGATCATCCTCTCGGGCGAAGTGCCGTCGCCGCTGAACCCGCCTTCCGGCTGCCGTTTCCGCACGCGCTGCCCTGTCGCCCGGACCGAGTGCGCGGGAAGCGAGCCGCCACTCAAGGAGACCGAGCCGGGCCACAAAGTGGCCTGCGTTTTGTACTAACCCGATCTTTCCAGAGGTGACGGCATGAAGTACGGCTTCCAGCTTCCACAGATCGGCGAGGAAATTGACGGCGCGTCCATATCCCGCTTCGCCCGCAAGGTGGAGGACGTAGGATTCCACGCCCTCTTCGCCGGCGACCACTTCGTCATCCCGAACGAAATCAAATCGGTCTATCCCTACAACACCCGCAGCCAGTTCCGCGTGGCGGAGCACCCCAACTACCTGGAGTGCTTCACGCTCCTCGCGTGGGCGGCGGCGTGCACGCGGCGCGTCCGCGTGTGCCCCAGCGTGATGATCACGCCCTACCGACACCCGGTGACCATCGCCAAGATTGTCACGAGTCTGGACGTGCTCAGCGGCGGGCGGGCCGTCCTGGGCGCGGGCGTCGGCTGGATGGCGGAGGAGTTCGCGGTGCTGGGCGTGCCGTACAACCAGCGCGGCGCGCGCACCAACGAGTACCTGGAGATATGCAAGACGCTGTGGACACAGGACGAGCCGCACTACGAGGGGCGGTTCTTCCGCATAGCCGACCTGCGGTTCGGACCCAAGCCTGCCCAGAAGCCGCATCCGCCCATCTGGATTGGCGGGCACTCCGCTCCCGCGCTGGAGCGGGTGGTGAAGATGGGACAGGGCTGGATGCCCGCCGGCCTGCGCCCCGCGGAAGCGGCCACGATGATCGCCGAGCTGCGACGCCTGGCCGAGAAACATGGCCGCAACCCGGACGAATTGGAGATATGCCTGTCGCGAGGGATTGAGTTCACCAAACAGCCCACCGCCGGCGAGGCGCGGCGTCCGCTCATCGGCACGCCGGAGCAAGTAGTGGAGGACCTCATTGCCTACCAGAAGGCGGGCGTCCACATGGTGCGCTTCCAGTTCCGCACGCCGCGCATCGAGGACGAGATGGAGATTATCGAGCGGCTGGCCGCGGAGGTGGCGCCGCACGTGCCGCGCGGCCCGAAGGACTAGCCGGCCAGAGAGTGCTTCGTCGCGGGGACGGCCTCAGTCCCACGACGGCCCGGGCCTGGTATTTTGAACGCCGCCTGCAGAAGCGGAGGCGCCATCAGCGTGGTCACGAGGGTCATCAGAATAGCCACGCCGAACACCGTCTCCGTAATCACGCCCCGCGTCAGGCCCACGCCCGCCACAATCAGCGCGACCTCACCGCGTGGCAGCATCCCGAAGCCGATGCGGAGCGCGCCCCGCGGGTTGAACCCGACAGCCAGCGACGGAAGGCCGCAGCCCACGATCTTCCCCACGACGGCAAGCGCGCTGATGACTATCCCAAAGAGCAGCGCGCCGGTCACCGCCTGCACATTGACCATCATGCCCATGACCACGAAGAACACGGGCACGAGGGCGTCATAGACGCCGATAAGCTGCGGCTCTATGTGATGGCGCAGTTGCGTGCTCGAAAGGGCCAGCCCGATGGAGTAGGCTCCGATAATCATCGCCAGCCCGAAGCTCTCCGCCAGGACCGACGCCAGGAACGCCAGCGCCAGGGCCAGCGCCAGCGGAGCGCCCCCCGTCTTGAACTTCAGGAACAACTTGGAAATGTGGCTTGAAAGAAGGAAGGCGCCGCCCGTCAGGCCTACCCAGAAGAGCACGGCCTTCGCCGTCACCACGCCGATGTTACTCACCGATATGGTCCCGGAGGCTGCAATCCCCACGACGATCGTCAGGATGAGGATGCCCAGCACGTCATCCACCACGGCGGCCCCCAGGATAGTCACCCCTTCCGGCGAGTCCAGTCTCTTCAGGTCAGCCAGGACACGCGCGGTGATGCCCACGGATGTGGCGGTCATGACGGCGCCCATGAACAGGGCGTGCTGGTCCATTAGCGAGGAAGCGAACCCGAACAGGACGGTGGCGCCAGCGCCGAGGAAAAAGGGCGCGATCACGCCGCCCATCGCCACCACGCTCGCCGGCCCGGCGTACCGAAAGAACTGACGGCTGTCCGTCTCCAGCCCGGCCACGAAGAGCAGCACAATGGAAGCGACCTGCGCGAAGGAGTACAACTCGGAACTGACGGGGACAAGTATTGGGGCGCCGGACGTTGTCTGCGGCAGCGGGAAGAGCGGGCCAAGCAGAGGGAGCGGAATAGCGCCCAGCGCGAAGGGGCCTATCAGAACGCCGACCACCAGCTCGCCCAAGACGGGCGGCGTCTTGAGGTAGCGTAATGCGATCTCGCCGCCCAGCTTGGCCGCCACCAGAATGACGGCCAGCTCCAGCACGAGGCGCGTGACCAGGGCCGTCAGGTCGTGTTCCATGCTGTGCCGCCTGCCTCCCGTGGATTACTCAGGGGCTGCACTGTCAACGTAAGCGTCAATTATACCATCATATTTGGTTTGCTCTACGCGCGTTCATCCGCATGTTACACGCGCGCATTGTCGCCTTTGACCAAGTACCTGAGACCCTCACCCCCTCTGTGCCCCGCTCACTTGGTATGTGCGGAGAGGGGGAGCGCGGCAGACAGGGACTTGAATTGTTTCATATTTTTCGAGGGGCCTCCCTTATCTGATGCTGCCATCTGTCGGGTCGGGTTACGGGTATTTGTTCTTGTTATGTTACGTCGGAGGCCATGAGCTGCTCGATGTAGATGCAGCGGGCGCGAGGTGGCCGCGGTGGACGGACACATCGGCCCGTCCCGCCAGGGCCGAACACGGCGACTCCGACGAAGGTGCGTTGCGTAACACAAGTGTTCTGTTGACAGGGTAGCGCGTGGTTTCAGGGTAGAGCAATGGGCGGGTGGCGGGACGTGTACAGGCGAGACAGGCCGTAGCGCGTACCTCACGCTCTGTGTCTCCCTCTCCGCTGTGCGGAGAGGGAGAGGATACAGGACGGATAGGCAGGACACCCTTCAGCAAGTCAGGGCAGGCTTTCCCGAACCCTCCGGCGGGCCGCTCTGCGGCCCTGCACCCCTTTCTCTGATCCGGCCTCCCCCGCGCTTGACACTGGCCGAGCGTGCCAGTAGGATGTGAATCTGCTTCCTCTCCCGCTCATGCGGGACAGGGCCAGCAGCAGGATGCTGCTAACTGAACGGGTCGAAGCGCTGAGACCGCACCGCAGCCTCCCGCATGGCTGGGTGCGGTCGTTCGTTTCCAGGGTGATCGTCTATGACGGAATGGGCCGCTGTTGTCCTGGCGGCGGGCAAGGGCACGCGCATGAAATCGGCGCTGCCGAAGGTGCTGCATCCCCTCTGCGGCCAGCCGATGGCCCGGCATGTGCTTGACGCCGTCCGCGCCGCGGGCGTCACGCGGACGACGTTGGTCGTCGGACATGCGGCAGGCCGGGTGCGCGCGGCCCTCGGCGGCGACGTCCAGTACGTGGAGCAGGCCCAGCAACGGGGCACCGGCCACGCGCTGCTCCAGGCGCGCCGAGCGGTGTCCGGCGCCGCCCGAAACATCCTCGTCCTCTACGGGGACACGCCTCTTATCTCGTCCCAGACCCTCCGGAGTCTCATGGAGCGCCATCGGGCCAGCCGCGCCGCGCTCACTCTGCTCACCTGCGACACCTGCCCGCCCGAAGGCCTGGGCCGCATTCTCCGCCCTTCCACGGAAGGGGGCCGCGTGACGCGTATCGTGGAAGACGCGGATGCGGGCCCCGACGTGCGCGCGCTCCGGGAGATTAACGCCGGCGTGTACTGCTTCCGCGCCGCCTGGCTGTGGCCCGCGCTGGCGTCCCTCAAGCCGCACGCCAGGGGTGAGATTTACCTGACTGACCTTGTGGAGATGGCCACCGCGCAGGGGAAACGTGTCGATAGCGTCTGCACGCGGGACCCGCTGGAGGCCATCGGCGTGAACGACCGCGTTCAGTTGGCCCGCGCCGAGGCGGCGCTGCGGCAGCGCATCCGCGAGGAGTGGATGCGGGAGGGTGTCACCCTGGCGGACCCTCCCTCCACCTTCATTGACGCGCGCGTGAAGCTGGGCCGTGACACGGTGCTGCAGCCCGGCGTCCACCTGTGGGGCGGGACGGCCGTGGGCCGCGCCTGCCACATTGGGCCGAACACTATCATCGCGGACTCCACCATCGGCGACCGCTGCCGCATCCTCGCCTCCGTCATCGAGCGCTCCACCGTGGAGGACGACGTGGACATAGGCCCCTACAGCCACCTGCGCGACGGGGCGCACATCTGCGCGGAGACGCACATCGGCAACTTCGCCGAGGTGAAGAAGAGCCGTCTGGGCCGCGGGACCAGGATGGGGCACTTCAGCTACATGGGCGACGCGACGGTGGGCCGGGATGTGAACATAGGCGCGGGCACCATCACGTGCAACTACGACGGCGTGCGCAAGAACAAGACCGTCATTGAGGACGGCGTCTTCCTCGGCTCGGACACCATGCTGGTGGCGCCGGTCCGCCTAGGCGCGCGCTCCGTCACGGGAGCAGGCTCCGTGGTCAACAAGGACGTGCCCCCGGACAAGCTCGCCGTGGGCGTGCCCGCGCGGCTACGCTCCAAGAAGCCGACTAAATAACGCCGCGGACGTCATCCTTCCGTCCTTTCACGGAGGGAGACTCCGCCAGGGAAACGGATTGGACAGCTTAGGAATAGCCTTCCTTCTCGGCATTCTCTTCTGCCTGGGACTCCTGGGCCTGGTCAGCGCCGCCCTCCAGAGCATGGAGCACCTGCGCCCGGAGAGGCTGGAGCGCCTGCGGCGTCACAAGACCTGGCCAGCCGGGCTGGTCGTCCGTCTCTGGGACGACCGGCCGCGCGCGTGGGCCGCCGGCAGCACCGTCCGCACGGTCGCCCTGGTCGGCATGACGGCCCTCACGATTGCCCTGGCCCTGCGCTGGGCGCCGGGCGCCGGATGGGTGAGCATTCCGGCGCTGCTTCTGACCATTACCCTTTCGCTTGCCGTCGCGGCGTGGGCGCGGGCCATCGCCGTCCGCAGCCCGAACCGCACGGCCCTCTCGATAGCTCC
It encodes the following:
- a CDS encoding dipeptide ABC transporter ATP-binding protein, whose product is MAAAGGVPLLEVRDLRKHFPVAGGFLGTRTVAAVKAVDGVSFSIQPGETLSLVGESGCGKTTTSRMILLLEPPTAGTILFEGQDVLGLRGEGLRRYRASVQAVFQDPWSSLNPRQRVGGIVGEPLVVNAHLSHRQLSERVAEVLTQVGLRPEQANLFPHEFSGGQRQRIAIARALALNPRLIVLDEPVSALDVSIRAQIMNLLRDLQRQYNLSYLMIAHHLATVRYMSHRIAVMYLGKLVETADSETLFRNPQHPYTKALISAALPSHPDLQREEIILSGEVPSPLNPPSGCRFRTRCPVARTECAGSEPPLKETEPGHKVACVLY
- a CDS encoding LLM class F420-dependent oxidoreductase; translated protein: MKYGFQLPQIGEEIDGASISRFARKVEDVGFHALFAGDHFVIPNEIKSVYPYNTRSQFRVAEHPNYLECFTLLAWAAACTRRVRVCPSVMITPYRHPVTIAKIVTSLDVLSGGRAVLGAGVGWMAEEFAVLGVPYNQRGARTNEYLEICKTLWTQDEPHYEGRFFRIADLRFGPKPAQKPHPPIWIGGHSAPALERVVKMGQGWMPAGLRPAEAATMIAELRRLAEKHGRNPDELEICLSRGIEFTKQPTAGEARRPLIGTPEQVVEDLIAYQKAGVHMVRFQFRTPRIEDEMEIIERLAAEVAPHVPRGPKD
- a CDS encoding cation:proton antiporter; translated protein: MEHDLTALVTRLVLELAVILVAAKLGGEIALRYLKTPPVLGELVVGVLIGPFALGAIPLPLLGPLFPLPQTTSGAPILVPVSSELYSFAQVASIVLLFVAGLETDSRQFFRYAGPASVVAMGGVIAPFFLGAGATVLFGFASSLMDQHALFMGAVMTATSVGITARVLADLKRLDSPEGVTILGAAVVDDVLGILILTIVVGIAASGTISVSNIGVVTAKAVLFWVGLTGGAFLLSSHISKLFLKFKTGGAPLALALALAFLASVLAESFGLAMIIGAYSIGLALSSTQLRHHIEPQLIGVYDALVPVFFVVMGMMVNVQAVTGALLFGIVISALAVVGKIVGCGLPSLAVGFNPRGALRIGFGMLPRGEVALIVAGVGLTRGVITETVFGVAILMTLVTTLMAPPLLQAAFKIPGPGRRGTEAVPATKHSLAG
- the glmU gene encoding bifunctional UDP-N-acetylglucosamine diphosphorylase/glucosamine-1-phosphate N-acetyltransferase GlmU; this translates as MTEWAAVVLAAGKGTRMKSALPKVLHPLCGQPMARHVLDAVRAAGVTRTTLVVGHAAGRVRAALGGDVQYVEQAQQRGTGHALLQARRAVSGAARNILVLYGDTPLISSQTLRSLMERHRASRAALTLLTCDTCPPEGLGRILRPSTEGGRVTRIVEDADAGPDVRALREINAGVYCFRAAWLWPALASLKPHARGEIYLTDLVEMATAQGKRVDSVCTRDPLEAIGVNDRVQLARAEAALRQRIREEWMREGVTLADPPSTFIDARVKLGRDTVLQPGVHLWGGTAVGRACHIGPNTIIADSTIGDRCRILASVIERSTVEDDVDIGPYSHLRDGAHICAETHIGNFAEVKKSRLGRGTRMGHFSYMGDATVGRDVNIGAGTITCNYDGVRKNKTVIEDGVFLGSDTMLVAPVRLGARSVTGAGSVVNKDVPPDKLAVGVPARLRSKKPTK